The following are from one region of the Rhodopirellula sp. P2 genome:
- a CDS encoding tyrosine-type recombinase/integrase — MHLTGKGAKDRYVPLPTTTVRLLRNYWASHRHPRLLFPADGRNHSLAKDGVSQATTPMSETAVQGAMKQITKNLRFGKKVSIHTLRHSYATHLLEAGVGLKVIQKYLGHSSLQTTMVYLHLTDTAEANAREEIEKLFGRLPGSDE, encoded by the coding sequence TTGCACCTGACCGGCAAGGGAGCCAAGGACCGGTATGTCCCGCTGCCGACGACGACCGTTCGACTTCTGCGAAACTACTGGGCAAGTCACCGGCACCCACGCCTGCTGTTTCCGGCAGATGGCCGAAACCACAGCCTTGCCAAAGACGGCGTCAGTCAAGCGACGACTCCGATGAGCGAAACGGCCGTTCAAGGAGCAATGAAGCAGATCACGAAAAACCTCCGCTTTGGCAAGAAGGTCAGCATTCATACGCTGCGTCATTCCTATGCGACGCACTTGCTCGAAGCGGGCGTGGGGCTGAAGGTGATTCAAAAGTACTTGGGGCATTCGTCGCTGCAGACCACGATGGTGTACCTGCATTTGACTGATACGGCCGAGGCCAACGCTCGCGAAGAAATCGAAAAGTTGTTCGGTAGGCTACCAGGCAGCGACGAGTAA
- a CDS encoding ISAzo13 family transposase, whose translation MECLEFRTAGDPDEEDIIYTDLSPQDLSERLAKMGTPVGKDAIAQWLDDAGIRRRQIRKDIPGGEHPDRDCQFERIAELVSQYETAGEPWFSIDTKAKEHLGLLYRKGRVRGNRSFEAFDHDFPSWADGALIPHGIFDPKANLGHINLGLSRDTSEFACESFRRFWNKFGHRRYPDATSILLTCDGGGSNSASKYIFKYDLERLSDAIGLPIRIAHYPPYCSKYNQIERRFFPHIGRACSGMLFDCLDTAVSLMRGAKTRTGLRTTVAVIKRVFETGRTATQDMKDNLTIVYDDLLPKWNYVANPRT comes from the coding sequence ATCGAGTGCCTCGAGTTCCGTACCGCCGGAGACCCCGACGAAGAGGACATCATTTACACCGACTTGTCGCCGCAGGATCTGTCGGAGCGTCTGGCGAAGATGGGAACCCCCGTGGGCAAAGACGCGATCGCTCAGTGGCTCGATGACGCGGGAATCCGTCGACGGCAAATTCGCAAAGACATCCCTGGCGGCGAACATCCCGACCGAGACTGCCAGTTTGAACGCATCGCCGAACTGGTCTCGCAATACGAAACAGCCGGCGAGCCCTGGTTCTCGATCGACACCAAAGCGAAGGAGCATTTGGGGCTTCTGTATCGTAAGGGGCGAGTTCGCGGCAACCGTTCGTTCGAAGCGTTTGATCATGACTTTCCTTCCTGGGCCGATGGCGCTTTGATCCCACACGGGATCTTTGACCCGAAGGCCAATTTGGGGCATATCAACCTGGGACTGTCCCGCGACACAAGCGAATTTGCCTGTGAGTCGTTCAGGCGTTTTTGGAACAAGTTCGGCCACCGACGTTATCCGGACGCGACGTCGATTCTGCTGACTTGTGACGGGGGCGGCAGCAATTCAGCGAGCAAGTACATCTTCAAATACGACCTGGAGCGACTGAGTGATGCGATCGGTTTGCCGATTCGCATTGCTCACTATCCACCGTACTGTTCGAAGTACAACCAGATCGAGCGCCGCTTCTTTCCGCACATCGGACGGGCGTGCAGTGGAATGCTGTTTGATTGTCTCGACACGGCCGTGTCGCTGATGCGCGGGGCGAAGACGAGAACTGGACTGCGAACGACCGTCGCTGTCATCAAACGCGTCTTTGAAACCGGAAGGACTGCCACCCAAGATATGAAAGACAACCTAACAATCGTCTACGATGATCTTCTGCCAAAGTGGAACTATGTCGCAAATCCCAGAACATGA
- the mgtE gene encoding magnesium transporter, translating into MVNTLFLPELREMLQLGQETDLREFCVTLNPGRTAEFMEGLEDAEVWAVLQHAEPYRRAEIFGYFEEDRKLNMLTREPADQAAELIEEIPPDDRVDLIHALPAATVEKILPLLPVIDRRDIERLRSYVEGTAGSLMTTDVAKLAERFTAREALEELGRQASDLETIYYLYVVDDNNLLRGIVSARQLVSAISNTTKTLGDLMETDVVVALVGEDQESVANKVERFNLLAIPVVDSGRQLLGIITHDDVIDVVREELTEDAQRIAAVAPLEDDFLRIGLIKLSYKRGIWLTILFFAALLTAFALRSYEDELNSFAWLVWFIPLIISAGGNSGSQSATLVITAMTGGEVKNSDLPRVLSREFVVSLLLGSFLSLIGFLVALAIAPTALAALVIPCTLLSVIFCGCMCGVTLPILFKRMGLDPALMSNPFVAGIVDILGIVIYINVARVLLS; encoded by the coding sequence ATGGTCAACACGCTCTTCCTGCCCGAACTTCGCGAAATGCTGCAACTCGGTCAGGAGACTGACCTGCGGGAGTTCTGCGTGACGCTGAACCCTGGCCGCACGGCCGAGTTCATGGAAGGGCTGGAAGACGCCGAGGTCTGGGCGGTGTTGCAACACGCCGAACCCTACCGGCGAGCCGAGATCTTCGGCTACTTCGAAGAGGACCGAAAGCTGAACATGTTGACTCGGGAACCGGCCGATCAGGCCGCCGAGTTGATCGAGGAAATTCCACCCGATGACCGGGTCGACTTGATCCACGCTTTGCCTGCGGCAACGGTCGAAAAGATCCTGCCGCTGTTGCCAGTGATCGATCGCCGTGACATCGAGCGATTGCGTTCGTATGTCGAGGGCACCGCGGGCTCGTTGATGACGACCGACGTGGCCAAGCTGGCCGAACGCTTCACCGCTCGCGAAGCACTCGAAGAACTCGGTCGCCAAGCCAGCGACTTGGAAACGATTTACTACCTCTACGTCGTCGACGACAACAACTTGCTCCGCGGCATCGTGTCGGCTCGGCAACTGGTTTCCGCGATCAGCAACACCACCAAGACGCTGGGCGATTTGATGGAAACTGACGTCGTCGTCGCGCTCGTCGGCGAAGACCAAGAGTCCGTGGCCAACAAAGTCGAACGGTTCAACTTGCTGGCCATTCCGGTGGTCGATTCGGGACGTCAGCTGCTGGGCATCATCACTCACGACGATGTCATCGACGTCGTGCGAGAAGAATTGACGGAAGATGCCCAGCGAATCGCCGCTGTCGCGCCACTGGAAGATGACTTCTTGCGAATCGGGCTGATCAAACTGTCTTACAAACGGGGCATCTGGTTGACGATCCTGTTCTTCGCCGCGTTGCTGACCGCGTTTGCACTGCGGTCCTACGAGGACGAACTGAATTCCTTCGCCTGGCTGGTTTGGTTCATCCCGCTGATCATCAGCGCCGGCGGCAACTCAGGCAGCCAATCGGCGACCTTGGTGATCACTGCGATGACCGGTGGCGAAGTCAAAAACAGCGATCTGCCGCGAGTGCTTTCGCGAGAGTTCGTTGTTTCGCTGCTCCTGGGCAGCTTCCTCTCCCTGATCGGTTTTTTGGTTGCTCTGGCGATTGCCCCGACCGCCCTGGCAGCCCTCGTGATTCCCTGCACGCTGTTGTCAGTCATCTTCTGCGGCTGCATGTGCGGTGTCACGCTGCCAATCCTATTCAAACGCATGGGTTTGGACCCGGCTTTGATGAGCAACCCCTTTGTGGCCGGAATAGTTGATATCTTAGGCATCGTGATCTACATCAACGTCGCTCGCGTGCTGCTCAGCTGA
- a CDS encoding sugar phosphate isomerase/epimerase family protein: protein MSSWPLGVFASIDAGLGVAWPVIRELGVPTIQLHAPHAGNRTAEAAQKFKAQLDQYGVQCTAVFGGFEGESYADIPTVIKTVGLVPPATRQSRLKEMMEISDFARLLGVDCVALHVGFVPHDPSDEDYEGIVEVTQQLCDHCRSNEQFLHLETGQETADGLLTFIDSVERDNLKINFDPANMILYGSGDPIEALRKVGSHVRSVHCKDGLWSDQPGVTFGREVPLGQGDVGMETYLQTLREIGYAGPLTIEREIPEDPARQKAEIGDAIELLTKIRGEVLV from the coding sequence ATGTCTTCATGGCCCCTTGGTGTATTTGCTTCCATCGACGCGGGACTGGGAGTCGCTTGGCCAGTCATTCGTGAACTGGGAGTGCCAACGATTCAGCTGCACGCCCCACACGCTGGCAACCGAACCGCCGAAGCCGCTCAAAAATTCAAAGCCCAGTTGGATCAATACGGCGTCCAGTGCACTGCCGTCTTCGGTGGGTTCGAAGGCGAAAGCTACGCCGACATTCCAACCGTGATCAAAACCGTCGGCCTGGTTCCCCCCGCGACACGCCAATCTCGCTTGAAAGAGATGATGGAAATCAGCGACTTCGCTCGCCTGCTGGGCGTCGACTGCGTGGCGCTGCATGTGGGATTTGTCCCGCATGATCCATCCGATGAAGACTACGAAGGCATCGTGGAAGTCACCCAGCAACTGTGCGACCACTGCCGGTCCAACGAACAGTTTCTGCACCTGGAAACCGGGCAAGAAACCGCGGACGGACTGCTGACGTTCATCGACTCGGTCGAACGCGACAACCTGAAGATCAACTTCGATCCCGCCAACATGATCCTGTACGGATCCGGCGACCCAATCGAAGCCCTGCGAAAAGTCGGCTCGCACGTTCGCAGCGTTCACTGCAAAGACGGCCTGTGGAGCGATCAGCCTGGCGTCACGTTCGGACGCGAGGTCCCGCTGGGACAAGGCGATGTGGGCATGGAAACCTACCTGCAGACTCTGCGCGAAATCGGATACGCCGGCCCCCTGACCATCGAACGTGAAATCCCAGAAGATCCCGCGCGTCAAAAAGCGGAGATCGGTGACGCGATCGAACTGCTCACCAAAATTCGCGGCGAAGTCCTGGTTTAG
- a CDS encoding sulfatase, producing the protein MTRVLLSLIFLVAWQTTNAVFAQHETKKQPNVLMVAVDDLNHWLTFMGRNPQAQTPNFDRLAKMGVAFTNAYCAVPACEPSRCALMGGRRPWTTGCYKNGDQWKQHQPAGDGLSAQFLKAGYNVFGAGKIYHSMDYHPSEWTAYMSKKGLSANGPGVEKMDGFHNDKVHPDLKDEDLIDWHTTNYCIERLTEDSDQPFFIACGLYKPHLPFVAPRKYYDAFPLESIQLPPHRDNDLDDLPPAGLRMAGADKDHKKFLKSGRWKAAIQSYLATCAYTDMNLGRLLDAYESSPQKDNTILVLWTDHGWSLGEKQHWRKFALWEEPTRTPMIWVVPGMTSPGTRCERTVDLMSVYPTLCKLAGVPIPDHVEGREITSLLENPSAAWDAPAITTHGYENHAVRSEQYRYIRYANGDEELYDSQNDPYEYENLAGKPELQIVKDEMAKWLPKDAAKPTR; encoded by the coding sequence ATGACACGCGTCCTTCTATCTCTAATCTTTTTGGTTGCCTGGCAAACAACCAACGCCGTCTTTGCCCAGCACGAGACGAAGAAGCAACCCAATGTCTTGATGGTCGCAGTCGATGACCTCAATCATTGGCTGACGTTCATGGGCCGGAACCCTCAAGCCCAGACACCCAACTTCGATCGACTGGCCAAGATGGGCGTGGCGTTCACCAACGCCTACTGCGCCGTGCCAGCCTGCGAACCTTCGCGTTGCGCCTTGATGGGCGGACGCCGGCCCTGGACGACTGGATGCTACAAAAATGGCGACCAGTGGAAACAGCACCAGCCCGCTGGCGATGGCCTGTCCGCTCAATTCCTAAAAGCGGGCTACAACGTTTTCGGTGCGGGCAAGATCTATCATTCGATGGACTACCATCCCTCCGAATGGACCGCTTACATGTCCAAGAAAGGACTTTCGGCCAACGGTCCTGGCGTCGAAAAGATGGATGGATTTCACAATGACAAAGTCCATCCCGACCTGAAGGATGAAGACCTGATCGATTGGCACACCACGAACTACTGCATTGAACGATTGACCGAGGATTCCGACCAACCATTCTTCATCGCCTGCGGCTTGTACAAACCGCATTTGCCATTTGTGGCACCTCGCAAGTACTACGACGCCTTTCCGCTGGAATCCATCCAGCTTCCACCCCACCGTGACAATGACCTGGATGACTTGCCACCGGCCGGACTGCGGATGGCGGGCGCCGACAAGGACCACAAGAAATTCTTGAAATCTGGCCGCTGGAAGGCTGCGATCCAGTCCTACCTGGCGACCTGCGCGTACACCGACATGAACCTGGGCCGGTTGCTCGACGCCTACGAAAGCAGCCCGCAAAAGGACAACACGATCCTGGTTCTATGGACCGATCACGGCTGGTCACTTGGCGAAAAACAACACTGGCGCAAGTTTGCTCTGTGGGAGGAACCGACGCGAACACCGATGATCTGGGTCGTCCCCGGAATGACGTCACCGGGAACCCGTTGCGAACGGACCGTGGATTTGATGTCAGTTTATCCCACGCTGTGCAAGCTGGCCGGCGTGCCCATCCCGGATCACGTCGAAGGCCGCGAAATCACATCGCTGTTGGAGAACCCGAGTGCGGCTTGGGACGCTCCTGCGATCACAACGCACGGGTACGAGAACCATGCCGTTCGAAGCGAACAGTATCGCTACATCCGATACGCCAACGGCGACGAGGAACTGTACGACAGCCAAAACGATCCGTATGAGTACGAAAACTTGGCCGGCAAGCCGGAGCTCCAAATCGTCAAGGATGAGATGGCGAAATGGTTGCCCAAGGATGCCGCGAAGCCCACGCGCTAA
- the epmB gene encoding EF-P beta-lysylation protein EpmB: MNRVLGGNVRGGSLAAKTEFVPVGEPPQNQGSDDVFVQKGDELKRESLQTNAQPETANWRGSMKRALRSVGELRRHLNLDPPAGVLENSPVAEDHGFPVFVPLEFASRMKPGDPNDPLLRQVLPVAEEAVSPAGFSSDPVGDLHATVAPGLLHKYHGRALAITTGACGIHCRYCFRREFPYSENSSRGDHLELALKYLREQDSIEEVLLSGGDPLTLTDDSVADLMQRIEAIPHVRRLRWHTRMPIVIPSRVTEAWVERMRASRLTSWVVVHCNHPAELDAETGAALMRLVDAGVPVLNQAVLLRGVNDDAEVLESLCRRLIDLRVMPYYLHQLDKVRGAAHFEVDQDRGRALISELESRLPGFAVPRFVCEQAGRASKTRL, encoded by the coding sequence GTGAACCGAGTCCTGGGAGGAAACGTTCGTGGGGGCAGTTTAGCGGCCAAAACCGAATTTGTCCCGGTGGGGGAACCGCCCCAAAACCAAGGTTCCGACGATGTTTTTGTCCAAAAAGGCGATGAGTTGAAACGAGAGTCCTTGCAAACCAACGCACAACCCGAAACGGCGAATTGGCGTGGCTCGATGAAGCGAGCCCTTCGCTCGGTGGGAGAATTGCGCCGACACCTGAATTTGGACCCTCCCGCGGGTGTGCTTGAGAATTCGCCGGTCGCGGAAGACCACGGTTTTCCCGTGTTTGTGCCGCTGGAATTTGCCTCGCGAATGAAGCCCGGCGATCCCAACGACCCGCTGTTGCGGCAAGTGTTGCCTGTGGCCGAGGAAGCCGTCTCGCCCGCAGGATTCAGCAGCGATCCGGTGGGCGATTTGCACGCGACTGTCGCGCCCGGGTTGCTGCACAAGTACCACGGTCGTGCACTCGCGATCACGACGGGCGCCTGCGGCATTCACTGTCGATATTGCTTCCGTCGCGAATTTCCGTACAGCGAAAACAGCAGTCGTGGTGACCACCTCGAGTTGGCCCTGAAGTACCTACGGGAGCAGGATTCGATCGAAGAGGTCCTGCTCAGCGGTGGCGATCCGCTGACGTTGACCGATGATTCGGTGGCCGATTTGATGCAGCGAATCGAGGCGATCCCACACGTCCGCCGGTTGCGGTGGCACACGCGGATGCCGATTGTGATTCCCTCTCGAGTCACGGAGGCATGGGTCGAACGAATGCGCGCGTCTCGATTGACGTCGTGGGTGGTTGTACATTGCAATCACCCGGCCGAACTGGATGCCGAAACGGGGGCGGCGTTGATGCGATTGGTCGACGCGGGGGTTCCAGTTTTGAACCAAGCCGTGTTGTTGCGAGGCGTCAACGACGACGCCGAGGTGCTGGAATCGTTGTGCCGGAGGCTGATTGATTTGCGAGTGATGCCGTACTACTTGCATCAACTGGACAAAGTTCGCGGGGCGGCTCACTTCGAAGTCGACCAGGATCGTGGTCGCGCGCTGATCAGTGAGTTAGAATCGCGTTTGCCCGGTTTCGCCGTTCCCCGATTTGTGTGCGAGCAAGCCGGCCGAGCATCCAAGACACGGCTTTGA
- the efp gene encoding elongation factor P — MATYNTSDFRKGLKVQIDGEPYLITEMNFVKPGKGNAMYKCKMKNLIRGTSLDRTYKGGDSLEAADVETTTVQFLYRQGQDYVFMDGTTFEQYEVPNEVAGDIWKYLKDGTECSMTLYNGAAIVVEPPQHVHLEVTECGPGTKGDTATNVTKPALVETGAEFNVPGFIKEGNVIKINTINNEYVERVNN, encoded by the coding sequence GTGGCAACGTACAACACCAGCGATTTTCGCAAAGGACTGAAGGTTCAAATCGACGGCGAACCTTATTTGATAACCGAAATGAACTTCGTCAAACCCGGCAAGGGCAACGCGATGTACAAGTGCAAGATGAAAAACTTGATTCGCGGCACCTCGCTGGACCGGACGTACAAAGGCGGTGACTCGCTGGAAGCCGCCGACGTGGAAACGACCACCGTGCAGTTTTTGTATCGCCAAGGCCAAGACTACGTGTTCATGGACGGCACCACCTTTGAACAGTACGAAGTCCCCAACGAAGTCGCTGGCGACATTTGGAAGTACCTCAAGGACGGCACCGAGTGCTCGATGACGCTGTACAACGGCGCCGCGATCGTGGTTGAACCGCCTCAGCACGTTCACCTGGAAGTCACCGAGTGTGGCCCCGGAACCAAGGGCGACACGGCAACCAACGTCACCAAACCCGCGCTCGTCGAAACCGGTGCCGAATTCAACGTGCCGGGATTCATCAAAGAAGGCAACGTGATCAAGATCAACACCATCAACAACGAATACGTCGAACGCGTCAACAACTGA